In Bacteroidales bacterium, the following proteins share a genomic window:
- a CDS encoding DUF2851 family protein: protein MINEEFLQFIWRNKLFKNKSLRTIAGENVEIINVGETNNDAGPDFFNAKIKTNNTIWAGNVEIHVNSSDWYKHSHHLDKSYDNVILQVVKKYDKEIFRSNGESIPTIELKYSDDLFCNYNKLLKSENWIPCEKKFGKVDKFLIDFWLNSLTIERLEKKSNEIRLILERNKNNWEETFYQYLAKNFGFKVNSQPFEMLAKSIPLKYLAKHKNNLLQLEAILFGQAGMLSKEINDNYYLKLQKEYYFLKNKFQLVAIDEYLWKFLRIRPSNFPTIRIAQFANLVYKSSGLFSKIIEIKNFNDIKQLFEINASEYWDCHYTFTKKSKKRKKQLGNTAFNNIIINTIIPFLFIYSKAKDNELYKDLSLKFLEELPAENNSIISNWKSIGIKVPNAYYSQSLIQLKNEYCKFKKCLQCQIGNKIIKNNLT, encoded by the coding sequence ATGATTAATGAAGAATTTTTACAATTTATCTGGAGAAACAAACTTTTCAAGAACAAATCATTAAGAACAATTGCTGGCGAAAATGTTGAAATAATCAATGTTGGTGAAACAAATAATGATGCCGGACCTGATTTTTTTAATGCAAAAATAAAAACAAATAATACAATCTGGGCAGGGAATGTTGAAATTCATGTAAATTCTTCGGATTGGTATAAACATTCGCATCATCTCGACAAATCATATGATAATGTTATATTACAGGTAGTAAAAAAATATGATAAAGAAATTTTCAGGTCAAATGGGGAATCAATTCCTACTATTGAATTAAAATATTCAGATGATTTGTTTTGTAATTATAACAAACTTCTGAAAAGTGAAAATTGGATACCTTGTGAAAAGAAATTTGGTAAAGTTGATAAATTCTTAATTGATTTCTGGCTTAATAGTTTAACAATTGAACGATTAGAAAAAAAATCAAACGAAATAAGATTGATATTAGAAAGAAATAAAAATAACTGGGAAGAAACATTTTATCAATATCTTGCTAAAAATTTTGGATTTAAAGTAAATTCCCAGCCCTTTGAAATGCTTGCCAAATCAATACCATTAAAATATCTCGCAAAACATAAAAACAATTTATTACAATTAGAAGCAATACTTTTCGGTCAGGCAGGAATGCTCAGCAAAGAGATAAATGATAATTATTATTTGAAACTACAGAAAGAATATTATTTTCTAAAAAACAAATTTCAATTAGTTGCAATTGATGAATATTTATGGAAATTTCTTAGAATAAGACCTTCAAATTTTCCCACTATTCGTATTGCTCAATTTGCCAATCTTGTTTATAAATCTTCAGGATTATTTTCAAAAATCATTGAAATAAAAAATTTTAATGATATAAAACAACTATTTGAAATAAATGCTTCGGAATATTGGGATTGTCATTATACTTTTACAAAAAAATCAAAAAAAAGGAAAAAACAACTTGGAAATACTGCATTTAATAATATTATTATAAATACAATTATTCCGTTTTTATTTATATATTCAAAAGCTAAAGACAATGAATTGTATAAAGATTTATCTTTAAAATTTTTAGAAGAATTGCCGGCTGAAAACAATTCAATTATTTCAAATTGGAAATCAATTGGTATTAAGGTGCCAAATGCTTATTATTCACAGTCATTAATACAATTAAAAAACGAATATTGTAAATTTAAAAAATGCCTACAATGTCAAATAGGAAATAAAATAATTAAAAATAATTTAACTTAA
- a CDS encoding DMT family transporter produces MLKNKTIKGYIFAFIAAIALANSFVFSKAALKEIDFIQFGFIWFAFGVSWNLLYVIIRKNVINKSLLSKKTVSISLIIALLEAIATGLFYIAINRVENPAIVSFIGNIGPVFVVILGVYFLKEKYSWFGGFGILLTIGGVFIISYRGNFILTNLFIEGTEFVVMASLFFSVATILARKYRTNLNPTFLSFIRSILLFVSFLVLFIVFNKNLEIPRSAFGNILIGSFLETFITIIFAYEALKHIEASQTSLIISTKSIFVLLGAFLYFHIFPSYLHVFGGLLTIIGVMIIIKKRIKY; encoded by the coding sequence ATGCTAAAGAATAAAACTATCAAAGGCTATATTTTTGCATTTATTGCAGCTATTGCTCTGGCAAATTCATTTGTATTTAGCAAAGCAGCATTAAAAGAAATAGATTTTATACAGTTTGGATTTATATGGTTTGCTTTTGGAGTAAGTTGGAATTTGTTATATGTCATAATCAGAAAAAACGTAATTAATAAAAGTTTACTTTCAAAAAAAACAGTTTCTATTTCATTAATTATTGCATTATTAGAAGCCATTGCAACAGGTTTGTTTTATATTGCAATCAATAGAGTAGAAAATCCGGCTATTGTTTCATTTATTGGTAATATAGGTCCCGTGTTTGTTGTTATTCTTGGTGTTTATTTTTTGAAAGAAAAATATTCATGGTTTGGAGGATTTGGAATTCTTCTTACTATCGGCGGTGTTTTTATAATTAGTTATAGAGGCAATTTTATTTTAACTAATTTATTTATTGAAGGAACTGAATTTGTGGTGATGGCATCCTTGTTTTTTTCTGTTGCAACAATTTTAGCCAGAAAATACCGCACAAATCTTAATCCTACTTTCCTTTCATTTATTAGGTCAATATTATTGTTTGTTTCATTTCTTGTATTATTTATTGTTTTTAATAAAAATTTGGAAATTCCACGTTCTGCTTTTGGTAATATATTGATTGGCTCATTTCTTGAAACCTTTATAACAATTATTTTTGCATATGAAGCTCTAAAACATATAGAAGCTTCGCAAACTTCATTAATTATAAGTACAAAAAGCATTTTTGTTTTATTAGGTGCTTTTCTTTATTTTCATATTTTCCCCTCATATCTTCATGTCTTTGGTGGATTGTTGACTATTATTGGTGTAATGATAATTATTAAAAAAAGAATTAAATATTAA
- a CDS encoding dihydrofolate reductase, translating to MEKHDKKISIIVAIAKDNAIGKDNKLLAYISDDLKRFKKITTGHPVIMGRNTFLSLPKGALPNRINIVLTDKKSEKFDNCVMAFSIEDALKKCPNNKECFVIGGAMIYKQFFNISDKLYLTKIHAKFDADTFFPEIDYNNWDIIEKIDIEQNEKNKYSFSYITLKRKIVSSN from the coding sequence ATGGAAAAACACGATAAGAAAATATCAATTATTGTTGCAATTGCTAAGGATAATGCCATAGGAAAAGATAACAAGCTATTAGCATATATTTCAGATGATTTAAAAAGATTTAAAAAAATCACTACAGGACATCCTGTTATCATGGGAAGAAATACATTTCTTTCATTACCGAAAGGTGCTTTGCCAAACAGAATAAACATTGTGCTTACTGATAAAAAAAGCGAAAAATTTGATAACTGTGTTATGGCTTTTTCTATTGAAGATGCTTTGAAAAAATGCCCTAACAATAAAGAATGTTTCGTAATTGGTGGAGCAATGATTTATAAACAATTTTTTAATATTTCAGATAAATTATATTTGACAAAAATACATGCAAAATTCGATGCAGATACTTTTTTCCCTGAAATTGATTATAACAACTGGGATATAATTGAAAAAATTGATATTGAGCAAAATGAAAAAAATAAATATTCATTTTCATATATTACATTAAAAAGAAAAATCGTAAGTTCTAACTGA
- a CDS encoding thymidylate synthase — MKQYLDLLNHVLNEGTNKTDRTGTGTISVFGYQMRFDINKGFPLITTKKLHLKSIIYELLWFLNGDTNIKYLNENGVKIWDEWADENGDLGHIYGYQWRSWPVSGDKNIDQISNVVNEIKNNPYSRRHIISAWNVGELNKMALPPCHILFQFYVADGKLSCQLYQRSADIFLGVPFNIASYALLTMMIAQVAGLKPGEFIHTLGDAHIYHNHIEQTKLQLSRKPRLLPEICLNPKITNIFEFEYDDFIIKNYNPHPHIKGKISV, encoded by the coding sequence ATGAAACAATATTTAGATCTTTTAAACCATGTATTAAATGAAGGAACTAATAAAACAGATAGAACAGGAACCGGCACAATTAGTGTATTTGGTTATCAGATGAGGTTCGATATCAACAAAGGATTTCCATTAATAACTACAAAAAAATTACATTTAAAGTCTATTATATATGAATTGCTTTGGTTTTTAAATGGTGATACTAATATTAAATATCTAAACGAAAATGGCGTTAAAATATGGGATGAGTGGGCTGATGAAAATGGTGACTTGGGACATATATACGGTTATCAATGGAGGTCTTGGCCCGTATCAGGAGATAAAAATATTGACCAGATTTCAAATGTAGTTAATGAAATTAAAAATAATCCGTATTCAAGGCGGCATATTATTAGTGCATGGAATGTCGGCGAATTGAATAAAATGGCATTACCGCCGTGTCATATCCTTTTCCAGTTTTATGTAGCTGATGGAAAATTGTCTTGCCAGTTATATCAACGTAGTGCCGATATATTTCTTGGTGTTCCATTTAATATTGCTTCATATGCATTACTAACAATGATGATTGCTCAGGTTGCAGGTTTAAAGCCCGGAGAATTTATTCACACCTTGGGTGATGCACATATTTATCATAATCATATTGAACAAACCAAATTACAATTATCTCGTAAACCACGATTGTTGCCTGAAATATGTCTCAATCCTAAAATTACTAATATATTTGAATTTGAATACGATGATTTTATAATTAAAAATTATAATCCACATCCTCATATTAAAGGAAAAATATCTGTTTAG
- the purD gene encoding phosphoribosylamine--glycine ligase — MNILILGSGGREHSLAWKLSQSNKSVKLYIAPGNAGTSDIGENININPNDFESIKNTVLEKSIDMVIVGPEDPLVKGIYDYFINTDVLKQIPVIGPSKSGAMLEGSKEFAKIFMQKNNIPTASYKSFMKETLKEGINYLRQINSPYVLKADGLAAGKGVVIHTSLQEAENELDNMLNGKFGEAGKTVVIEEFLDGIEVSFFVVTDGKSYKLLPEAKDYKRIGENDTGLNTGGMGAISPVPFVDEEFFKKVETRIIKPTIEGLKKENIVYKGFIFFGLINVKGNPFVIEYNVRLGDPEAEVTIPRIKTDLVNIFECIANQTLDKIDIEIIPETVSTVMLVSKGYPLAYEKNKVIFNLKNSCDSIIFHAGTKRNENDILTNGGRVLAISSYGNNINDALKKSYKCAEIINFEGKHYRKDIGFDLK; from the coding sequence ATGAATATATTAATACTTGGTTCGGGAGGCAGAGAACATTCTTTGGCATGGAAATTATCTCAAAGCAACAAATCAGTTAAGCTTTACATTGCACCCGGTAATGCAGGAACATCTGATATTGGCGAAAATATAAACATTAACCCAAATGATTTTGAATCAATAAAAAATACGGTACTTGAAAAAAGTATAGATATGGTTATTGTTGGTCCCGAAGATCCTTTGGTAAAAGGAATTTATGATTATTTTATCAATACTGATGTATTAAAACAAATACCTGTTATAGGACCTTCAAAATCAGGAGCAATGCTTGAAGGAAGTAAAGAATTTGCTAAAATATTTATGCAAAAAAATAATATTCCTACAGCTTCATATAAAAGTTTTATGAAAGAAACTTTAAAAGAAGGAATAAACTATTTAAGACAAATTAATTCACCATATGTATTAAAAGCTGATGGTCTTGCAGCAGGGAAAGGCGTTGTTATTCACACTTCATTACAAGAGGCTGAAAATGAATTAGATAATATGCTCAATGGAAAATTCGGAGAAGCAGGAAAAACAGTTGTAATAGAAGAATTTCTTGATGGTATAGAAGTTTCGTTTTTTGTTGTTACCGATGGAAAATCATATAAATTATTACCCGAGGCAAAAGATTACAAAAGAATAGGCGAAAATGATACCGGTTTAAATACTGGTGGTATGGGAGCTATATCACCCGTTCCTTTTGTAGATGAAGAGTTTTTTAAAAAAGTTGAAACCAGAATAATTAAGCCTACAATTGAAGGTTTAAAAAAAGAAAATATAGTTTATAAAGGGTTTATATTTTTTGGATTAATAAATGTTAAGGGTAATCCATTTGTAATTGAATATAATGTAAGACTTGGTGATCCCGAAGCTGAAGTAACTATACCAAGAATAAAAACTGACCTTGTTAATATATTTGAATGTATTGCAAATCAAACTCTTGACAAAATTGATATTGAAATAATTCCTGAAACAGTTTCAACTGTTATGCTTGTTTCTAAAGGTTATCCTTTAGCTTATGAAAAAAATAAAGTTATTTTCAACTTAAAAAATTCATGTGATAGCATTATTTTTCATGCAGGAACAAAACGAAATGAAAATGACATATTAACAAATGGTGGAAGAGTTCTTGCTATAAGTTCATATGGTAACAATATTAATGATGCTCTTAAAAAATCATACAAATGTGCTGAAATAATAAATTTTGAAGGGAAACATTATAGAAAGGATATTGGATTTGACCTTAAATAG
- a CDS encoding potassium channel protein: MKKSFSQLRIAFTLLLIIFVLGVIGFISIEGYTFVEAFFMTIITISTVGFREVHSLSEIGQIFTAFLIIFSFGTFAYTITTITHYILTGELRNYLINYKINKKIRKIENHVIICGYGRNGSQASIELLDENIPFIIIEENTTIINELRINRNLLYIQGNATKEEILSLAYIKSAKALLTTLPSDADNLFVVLTARGINPNIKIISRASDEGSDKKLIRAGANRVVMPDRIGGKQMARLVAQPDIVEFVDYILLQSYMDIKLEEISCKEINKCYVDKTIRDLDIRNVSGANIIGVKDENGKYIYNPSTEVKMSGKIKIFALGTPQQIDNLKLILRN, encoded by the coding sequence ATGAAAAAATCATTTTCCCAGTTACGTATTGCATTTACCTTGTTACTTATCATTTTTGTTTTGGGAGTAATTGGTTTTATTTCTATTGAAGGTTATACATTTGTCGAAGCCTTTTTTATGACCATTATAACTATTTCAACTGTTGGTTTCAGGGAGGTTCATTCTTTGTCGGAAATAGGGCAAATTTTTACAGCATTTTTGATTATATTCAGTTTCGGTACATTTGCATATACTATAACTACAATAACACATTATATTCTTACTGGAGAATTAAGAAACTATCTTATAAATTATAAGATAAATAAAAAAATCAGGAAAATTGAAAATCATGTTATTATTTGTGGTTATGGAAGAAATGGCAGCCAGGCTTCAATTGAATTACTTGATGAAAATATACCTTTTATTATTATTGAAGAAAATACTACTATAATTAATGAACTGAGAATTAATCGTAATTTGCTTTATATTCAGGGAAATGCGACTAAAGAAGAAATATTATCTCTTGCATATATAAAAAGCGCAAAAGCTTTATTAACTACATTACCAAGCGATGCAGACAATCTTTTTGTAGTATTAACAGCACGTGGTATTAATCCTAATATTAAAATAATTAGCAGAGCCTCTGATGAAGGTTCAGATAAAAAATTAATTCGTGCAGGAGCAAACAGGGTTGTAATGCCTGATAGAATTGGCGGAAAACAAATGGCAAGATTAGTTGCCCAACCGGATATTGTTGAATTTGTTGATTATATTTTATTACAAAGTTATATGGATATTAAATTGGAAGAAATTTCATGTAAAGAAATTAACAAATGTTATGTTGACAAAACTATTCGTGATTTAGATATACGAAATGTTTCAGGTGCTAATATTATTGGAGTAAAAGACGAAAATGGCAAATATATTTATAATCCTTCAACTGAAGTGAAAATGTCCGGTAAAATAAAAATATTTGCATTGGGTACACCTCAGCAAATAGATAATCTTAAATTAATTCTAAGAAATTAA